The following are from one region of the Biomphalaria glabrata chromosome 12, xgBioGlab47.1, whole genome shotgun sequence genome:
- the LOC106062352 gene encoding uncharacterized protein LOC106062352 isoform X1, with translation MSRSTMVLIFTSLLVFISLTSAEMTVPRRPLGFVYKDGQPTASVRLASFLDLTCPDSLEAFKILLQVADSFSDRSVQLRLYLFPLPYHTNSHLLSKAARFLDDFTKVSPSNATVFDWIQLVFSNMRYLSTRATSNSTEVQVVDYVTSLAQSLFPVSTEQFKQGIYNASIDGMTRLEWKYGATRGVYATPMFTINDVFVNGDAWNVSEWTARVDNLLQDSVHSGCGARLGAATVVNLLNIFGDPFGALSGLSHIHLAVFITALQCLLSYMSRN, from the exons ATG AGTAGATCAACAATGGTTCTCATTTTCACTTCACTTTTGGTTTTCATAAGTCTAACCTCTGCTGAGATGACCGTCCCTCGACGTCCACTTGGGTTCGTTTACAAAGATGGCCAACCCACCGCTTCAGTTAGACTAGCTTCCTTTCTTGACCTGACATGTCCGGACTCTCTGGAAGCATTTAAAATCTTACTCCAGGTGGCCGACTCCTTCAGTGACCGCAGTGTCCAGCTGCGCTTGTATCTCTTCCCTCTACCTTATCACACCAACAGCCATCTTCTGTCTAAGGCTGCGCGCTTCCTTGACGACTTCACGAAGGTGTCTCCTTCCAATGCTACCGTTTTTGACTGGATCCAGCTTGTGTTCAGCAACATGAGATATCTGAGCACCAGGGCTACATCCAACAGCACCGAGGTTCAGGTTGTGGACTATGTGACGTCTCTTGCCCAGTCACTTTTCCCCGTATCTACAGAGCAGTTTAAACAAGGA ATCTACAACGCCAGTATAGACGGAATGACCAGGCTGGAATGGAAGTACGGCGCTACGCGTGGCGTCTACGCCACCCCAATGTTCACCATCAATGACGTATTTGTCAATGGGGACGCGTGGAACGTGTCCGAGTGGACTGCACGAGTGGACAACCTGTTGCAGGACAGTGTACACAGCGGCTGTGGAGCGAGGCTTGGGGCTGCTACTGttgtgaacctgttgaacatttttgGAGATCCCTTCGGAGCGCTCAGTGGCTTAAGTCATATACATCTAGCAGTCTTTATCACTGCGTTACAATGTCTGTTGTCATACATGAGTAGGAATTAA
- the LOC106062352 gene encoding uncharacterized protein LOC106062352 isoform X2 translates to MTVPRRPLGFVYKDGQPTASVRLASFLDLTCPDSLEAFKILLQVADSFSDRSVQLRLYLFPLPYHTNSHLLSKAARFLDDFTKVSPSNATVFDWIQLVFSNMRYLSTRATSNSTEVQVVDYVTSLAQSLFPVSTEQFKQGIYNASIDGMTRLEWKYGATRGVYATPMFTINDVFVNGDAWNVSEWTARVDNLLQDSVHSGCGARLGAATVVNLLNIFGDPFGALSGLSHIHLAVFITALQCLLSYMSRN, encoded by the exons ATGACCGTCCCTCGACGTCCACTTGGGTTCGTTTACAAAGATGGCCAACCCACCGCTTCAGTTAGACTAGCTTCCTTTCTTGACCTGACATGTCCGGACTCTCTGGAAGCATTTAAAATCTTACTCCAGGTGGCCGACTCCTTCAGTGACCGCAGTGTCCAGCTGCGCTTGTATCTCTTCCCTCTACCTTATCACACCAACAGCCATCTTCTGTCTAAGGCTGCGCGCTTCCTTGACGACTTCACGAAGGTGTCTCCTTCCAATGCTACCGTTTTTGACTGGATCCAGCTTGTGTTCAGCAACATGAGATATCTGAGCACCAGGGCTACATCCAACAGCACCGAGGTTCAGGTTGTGGACTATGTGACGTCTCTTGCCCAGTCACTTTTCCCCGTATCTACAGAGCAGTTTAAACAAGGA ATCTACAACGCCAGTATAGACGGAATGACCAGGCTGGAATGGAAGTACGGCGCTACGCGTGGCGTCTACGCCACCCCAATGTTCACCATCAATGACGTATTTGTCAATGGGGACGCGTGGAACGTGTCCGAGTGGACTGCACGAGTGGACAACCTGTTGCAGGACAGTGTACACAGCGGCTGTGGAGCGAGGCTTGGGGCTGCTACTGttgtgaacctgttgaacatttttgGAGATCCCTTCGGAGCGCTCAGTGGCTTAAGTCATATACATCTAGCAGTCTTTATCACTGCGTTACAATGTCTGTTGTCATACATGAGTAGGAATTAA